A genomic segment from Bufo bufo chromosome 8, aBufBuf1.1, whole genome shotgun sequence encodes:
- the LOC120977548 gene encoding olfactory receptor 1F1-like, with the protein METTNTSSVTEFILSTFADLHSYQLKLFVVFFFILIVTITGNLAIIALTISDSQLHSPMYFFLTNLSFVDTCLCLVTVPQMLKNFLLDLKRRVILFGGCMAQIYFFLTFANVEDFLLAVMAYDRYLAICDPLHYGIVMNRKLRAQLVAICWVLSTANAILHTTLTSRLSYCKSNHIDHYFCDMVPLFKLSCSDTTINQVVIFTEGSIVVAGPFLFILASYVRIISTILKIHSAKGRRKVFSTCSSHLAVVTFYFGTIMFMYFRPSSSYSLIKDRIASVMYTILAPMFNPFIYTLRNKDVQQASKKLFVRISHAVRNHPVMSV; encoded by the coding sequence ATGGAAACCACCAACACTTCATCGGTGACAGAATTTATACTCTCCACATTTGCCGATCTCCATAGTTACCAGCTCAAGCTCTttgtagtatttttcttcatcttGATTGTCACCATAACTGGAAACTTAGCAATCATTGCATTGACCATCTCTGACTCCCAACTACATTCCCCAATGTACTTCTTCCTGACCAACCTATCATTTGTAGACACCTGTCTGTGTTTGGTGACGGTTCCTCAAATGTTGAAGAATTTTTTGTTGGACTTGAAGAGAAGGGTCATATTGTTTGGTGGATGTATGGCCCAAATCTACTTCTTTTTGACATTTGCCAATGTTGAGGACTTCTTACTTGCTGTCATGGCTTATGATCGATATCTAGCCATTTGCGACCCTCTCCATTATGGAATTGTAATGAATAGGAAACTGCGTGCCCAACTTGTTGCCATTTGCTGGGTCCTGTCTACAGCAAATGCCATTCTACATACCACTTTAACATCGAGACTCTCATACTGCAAGTCCAACCACATCGACCATTACTTTTGTGACATGGTGCCTCTCTTCAAACTCTCCTGCTCAGACACTACCATCAATCAAGTAGTCATCTTCACTGAAGGATCCATTGTGGTCGCTGGTCCCTTTCTGTTCATTTTGGCCTCCTATGTCCGGATTATTTCCACCATTCTTAAGATTCATTCTGCCAAAGGAAGGAGAAAAGTTTTCTCCACCTGCTCTTCCCATCTAGCTGTGGTGACATTTTATTTTGGGACAATAATGTTTATGTACTTTCGTCCATCGTCTAGCTACTCTTTGATCAAGGACAGGATAGCCAGTGTGATGTACACCATTCTTGCCCCCATGTTCAACCCTTTCATCTACACTTTAAGGAACAAGGATGTTCAGCAGGCTTCAAAGAAGCTATTTGTCAGAATAAGTCATGCTGTCAGGAATCATCCTGttatgtctgtttag